The Cucumis melo cultivar AY chromosome 6, USDA_Cmelo_AY_1.0, whole genome shotgun sequence genome includes a region encoding these proteins:
- the LOC103490703 gene encoding mediator of RNA polymerase II transcription subunit 10b isoform X1, whose translation MDSAQNASSAAGTGGSGGNGSVINDTSVSTTVDDSKQNLNQVINSIQKTLGILHQLNLTVSNFNAAYQLPLLQRLNSLVLELDNMVKLSEKCPIQVPMEVLNLIDDGKNPDEFTRDVLNSCIAKNQSTKGKTDAFKGLRKHLLEELEQTFPDEVESYREIRAASAAEAKRIAQAQSMLPNGDMKVKMEV comes from the exons ATGGATTCGGCTCAAAATGCATCTTCAGCTGCTGGGACTGGTGGAAGCGGTGGCAATGGATCGGTTATCAATGATACGTCAGTGTCAACTACAGTGGATGATTCAAAGCAGAACTTGAATCAAGTAATCAATTCCATTCAGAAAACTTTGGGTATCCTCCATCAGCTAAATCTCACCGTTTCTAACTTCAATGCCGCCTATCAGCTACCTCTTTTACAACGCCT TAATTCTCTAGTTTTGGAGCTAGATAACATGGTTAAATTATCAGAGAAATGTCCCATCCAGGTCCCTATGGAGGTTCTTAA TTTGATTGATGATGGGAAGAATCCAGATGAATTCACGAGGGATGTCTTAAATAGTTGCATTGCAAAAAATCAGAGTACAAAAGGCAAAACCGATGCGTTCAAG GGTTTACGGAAGCATCTTTTGGAGGAACTCGAACAAACATTTCCTGATGAAGTTGAGTCTTATAGAGAAATTCGTGCTGCTTCTGCTGCC GAAGCAAAAAGGATAGCGCAAGCACAAAGTATGTTACCAAATGGGGACATGAAGGTTAAGATGGAGGTTTAA
- the LOC103490703 gene encoding mediator of RNA polymerase II transcription subunit 10b isoform X2, whose product MDSAQNASSAAGTGGSGGNGSVINDTSVSTTVDDSKQNLNQVINSIQKTLGILHQLNLTVSNFNAAYQLPLLQRLNSLVLELDNMVKLSEKCPIQVPMEVLNLIDDGKNPDEFTRDVLNSCIAKNQSTKGKTDAFKGLRKHLLEELEQTFPDEVESYREIRAASAAMVLLPAS is encoded by the exons ATGGATTCGGCTCAAAATGCATCTTCAGCTGCTGGGACTGGTGGAAGCGGTGGCAATGGATCGGTTATCAATGATACGTCAGTGTCAACTACAGTGGATGATTCAAAGCAGAACTTGAATCAAGTAATCAATTCCATTCAGAAAACTTTGGGTATCCTCCATCAGCTAAATCTCACCGTTTCTAACTTCAATGCCGCCTATCAGCTACCTCTTTTACAACGCCT TAATTCTCTAGTTTTGGAGCTAGATAACATGGTTAAATTATCAGAGAAATGTCCCATCCAGGTCCCTATGGAGGTTCTTAA TTTGATTGATGATGGGAAGAATCCAGATGAATTCACGAGGGATGTCTTAAATAGTTGCATTGCAAAAAATCAGAGTACAAAAGGCAAAACCGATGCGTTCAAG GGTTTACGGAAGCATCTTTTGGAGGAACTCGAACAAACATTTCCTGATGAAGTTGAGTCTTATAGAGAAATTCGTGCTGCTTCTGCTGCC ATGGTACTACTGCCGGCCTCTTGA
- the LOC103490705 gene encoding protein HLB1 — MSPTPEEPNNLQNGIEIQPHISSESDQISEPRSELEEPTADSIPSSELQQERESESVSNGVADSEPESPRKQLSESIHLHVVTGVTDPSVEEHKETSTPFNGNTENLQPALRKDEGSRTFTMRELLNGLKGEDGSDGLNESEGERPEGNSGHSLNQDSPHQPYSEQSRAAMELINSITGVDEEGRSRQRILTFAARRYASAIERNGQDYDALYNWALVLQESADNVSPDSTSPSKDALLEEACKKYDEATHLCPTLHDAFYNWAIAISDRAKMRGRTKEAEELWKQATKNYEKAVQLNWNSPQALNNWGLALQELSAIVPAREKQTIVKTAISKFRAAIQLQFDFHRAIYNLGTVLYGLAEDTLRTGGTGNIKDVSPNELYSQSAIYIAAAHALKPNYSVYSSALRLVRSMLPLPYLKVGYLTAPPVGRPLAPHSDWKRSQFFLNHDVLQKLNIGGEQIQTSPSTLGRSGSTLNGDRTIKVEIPDIVSVSACADLTLPPGAGLCIDTIHGPIFLVADSWDALDGWLDAIRLVYTIYARGKNEVLAGIITG; from the exons ATGTCGCCTACTCCCGAGGAACCTAATAATTTGCAGAACGGAATCGAAATCCAACCACACATTTCATCAGAATCAGATCAAATTAGTGAACCCAGATCAGAGCTTGAAGAACCTACAGCAGATTCAATTCCCAGTTCGGAATTACAACAAGAACGTGAATCGGAATCAGTTAGTAATGGAGTAGCAGATTCGGAGCCGGAGTCTCCAAGGAAACAGTTATCGGAGTCAATTCATTTACATGTAGTGACGGGTGTTACAGATCCGAGTGTTGAAGAGCATAAAGAAACTTCCACCCCATTCAACGGCAACACGGAGAACTTGCAACCTGCGTTGCGTAAAGACGAAGGAAGCAGAACGTTTACAATGAGAGAGTTGTTGAATGGATTGAAAGGTGAAGATGGTAGCGACGGCCTTAATGAATCTGAAGGCGAGAGGCCCGAGGGGAACTCCGGTCACAG CCTTAATCAAGATAGCCCACATCAGCCTTATTCTGAACAGAGTAGAGCTGCCATGGAGTTGATCAACAGTATTACAGGTGTCGATGAAGAGGGCCGTTCTCGTCAAAGGATTCTCACATTTGCTGCTAGGAG GTATGCTAGTGCAATTGAGAGAAATGGTCAAGACTATGATGCTTTGTACAATTGGGCTTTGGTCCTCCAG GAGAGTGCAGACAATGTTAGTCCAGATTCCACCTCGCCCTCTAAAGATGCGTTGCTTGAGGAGGCTTGTAAAAAGTACGATGAGGCCACCCATCTGTGCCCAACACTTCATGAT GCTTTTTATAATTGGGCTATTGCAATCTCTGATCGGGCCAAAATGCGTGGTCGTACGAAGGAGGCCGAAGAACTGTGGAAGCAG GCTaccaaaaattatgaaaaagcTGTCCAACTCAACTGGAATAGCCCCCAG GCGCTAAATAATTGGGGGCTTGCCCTACAG GAACTCAGTGCGATTGTGCCAGCACGAGAAAAGCAGACAATTGTAAAAACAGCGATCAGTAAG TTCCGTGCTGCTATACAGTTGCAATTTGATTTTCATCGAGCAATCTACAACCTTGGCACTGTTCTG TATGGATTAGCTGAGGACACATTAAGGACTGGTGGAACAGGAAATATTAAAGATGTTTCCCCCAATGAGTTATACAGTCAATCTGCTATTTATATTGCAGCTGCTCATGCTCTAAAACCAAACTACTCT GTGTATAGCAGCGCCTTACGGTTGGTCCGTTCCATG CTGCCGTTACCCTATCTAAAAGTCGGATACCTGACTGCACCTCCTGTGGGGAGACCACTTGCTCCTCACAGTGATTGGAAACGTTCACAATTTTTTCTAAACCATGATGTATTGCAAAAG CTTAACATAGGAGGGGAACAAATACAAACATCCCCTAGTACTTTAGGAAGATCTGGAAGTACCTTGAATGGCGACAGGACAATCAAAGTAGAAATTCCTGATATTGTCTCTGTATCCGCATGTGCCGATCTTACTTTACCACCTGGTGCTGGACTCTGCATTGACACAATCCATGGACCCATTTTCTTG GTTGCTGACTCATGGGACGCACTCGATGGATGGCTCGATGCAATTAGATTAGTTTACACGATCTACGCTCGAGGCAAGAACGAGGTTTTGGCTGGCATCATAACAGGTTGA
- the LOC103490704 gene encoding methionine gamma-lyase-like (The RefSeq protein has 1 substitution compared to this genomic sequence), with product MAELKNHNFRGTKRPSPDESDDVKTDSKKPTAMISSLLEDPAAAIANTRHEFGEHGGVNMSIEASATFTVMEPETMRRMFAGELGPDRDFFIYSRHFNPTVLNLSRQMAALEGTAAAYCTSSGMSAIAAVLLQLLASGDHVVASRTLYGGTHALMAHFFPRTSNITTTFVDIGDLKEVEKAIVEGKTKVLYFESVSNPTLAVANIPELCRIGHEKGVTVVVDNTFAPMILSPARLGADVVVHSISKFISGGADIIAGAVCGPTKLVNSMMDLRQGSLMLLGPTMNAKVAFELSERIPHLSLRMKEHCRRASVFAERMKKAGLKVIYPGLEDHPQHQLMKSLANPEYGFGGMLCVDMGTEERANKLMSILQNTTQFGFMAVSLGYYETLMSCSGSSTSSEMSGEERELAGISPGLVRMSIGYMGTLEQKWSQFEKALAKVQDIGVPFCNN from the exons ATGGCTGAATTGAAGAATCATAATTTCCGGGGCACAAAGAGAGCATCCCCCGACGAATCGGACGACGTAAAAACCGATTCAAAGAAACCAACGGCCATGATTTCCTCTCTCCTCGAAGATCCAGCGGCTGCGATTGCCAATACGCGTCATGAGTTCGGCGAACACGGAGGGGTAAACATGTCAATTGAAGCCTCCGCCACATTCACCGTCATGGAACCTGAAACCATGCGTCGGATGTTCGCCGGTGAGTTGGGTCCCGACCGTGATTTCTTCATCTACAGTCGTCATTTCAACCCAACCGTTTTGAATCTCAGCCGTCAGATGGCTGCCCTTGAAGGTACCGCCGCTGCCTACTGCACCTCTAGCGGAATGTCAGCCATCGCCGCCGTGCTCCTCCAATTGTTAGCTAGTGGGGACCACGTGGTGGCGAGTAGGACATTGTACGGCGGGACCCATGCGTTGATGGCTCACTTTTTTCCGAGGACTTCGAATATAACGACGACGTTTGTAGACATAGGGGATTTGAAGGAAGTGGAGAAGGCAATAGTTGAAGGGAAAACCAAAGTGCTTTATTTCGAATCGGTTTCGAATCCGACGTTGGCGGTGGCAAATATACCGGAATTATGCCGGATTGGACATGAAAAAGGTGTCACGGTGGTCGTCGATAATACTTTTGCCCCGATGATTCTGTCGCCGGCGAGGCTAGGTGCTGACGTCGTCGTTCATAGTATTTCAAAGTTCATTAGCGGTGGAGCTGACATCATTGCAG GTGCAGTGTGCGGTCCTACAAAGCTAGTGAACTCAATGATGGATCTACGACAAGGGAGCTTGATGCTTCTGGGGCCAACTATGAATGCGAAGGTGGCATTTGAGCTGTCCGAGAGAATCCCTCACTTGAGCTTGAGAATGAAGGAGCATTGCAGAAGAGCGTCGGTGTTTGCGGAGAGGATGAAGAAGGCAGGGTTAAAGGTCATATACCCTGGGCTAGAAGACCACCCACAACACCAACTGATGAAGAGCTTGGCTAACCCAGAATACGGGTTTGGGGGTATGTTGTGTGTGGACATGGGGACGGAGGAAAGGGCAAACAAGCTCATGAGTATACTTCAAAACACTACTCAATTTGGATTCATGGCAGTGAGTTTAGGGTACTATGAAACTCTAATGTCATGCTCAGGAAGTAGCACGAGTAGTGAAATGAGTGGAGAGGAAAGGGAATTGGCTGGAATCTCACCAGGGCTTGTAAGAATGTCTATTGGGTATATGGGCACATTGGAGCAAAAATGGAGCCAATTTGAGAAAGCTCTTGCCAAAGTGCAAGACATTGGGGTCCCATTTTGCAACAATTAA